Within Rhododendron vialii isolate Sample 1 chromosome 12a, ASM3025357v1, the genomic segment GTCATGGGCCGAAGTGGAAGTTGCTTAATTTGCTGTCGTATGGTTGCCGAGCCTTGACCAAAGTACAGTGGATAAGTCTTGTTGATATGTTGCCGAGCTTGGCTTTTTTCGCGTccatttttcaagttttgtggACTATACCAATGTTGGCAACAAAAAAGTCGCTTGGTGCCCCTTTGTATGGTTGGGGTTCGGCCAATCTCCCAACTCCTGGTTTGAGATtgaatgtttgtgggtggtttgctcaccaaagcgTGAGTATAACCGGGCGTTGGCCGACCTTACTGTCTTGCCTAGCCGAACCGAAGCCTAAATTCCATCCGTAATGTGTGTCTTAGGCTTGGTGGACCATATGTCCGGTTTTTCCTTCTTTGGACAGTTATAGTGGCCGAAGCAGGGGCATAaaagccgtttgtgggtgtgaccgaagtcAACGTTTGGGGTTGGCGGAGTATTCCGAGTGTAGTGTTATAGTAAGGAAGACAAGTAAAAATTTGTAGAAGACATCGATTGCCAAACAAGATACTTCTTTTACTTGGGAAACGTGAATACAAGTTGAATGTAAAGATTTTGGCCGAAGCCAATCATAAAGAGATTGACATTGTAGTGGCCGAAGCCAATTCTGCCACAAAAAAGCTTAAGGAGATAATAAAAAACAGGATAGATAGTGGTCGAACATGAGGCGCACTGTTGGTAAGGACTTTCCCAGTCATGTCCTCGAGTACGTAAGCGCCTTTGCCTGCAATTTTGACAACACGAAAgggaccctcccagttgggcttGAATTTCTGCTTTTTATTGGCTTGTAccacctttcgccaaaccaagtcgtctggCTTGAAGGTTTTGGTTCGAACGCTTCAGTTGTATCCTCTTGCTACTTGCTATTGGTATTTGGCGagcctaagccgagcgtcgTCGCGCTTTTCATCTACTAAAATCAGTTCTTGTTCCACGGCTTCGtcattagtctttggatcgAAGTTCTCTGTTCTTAGAGTTGGGAACCTAGACTCTAGTGGGATTACGGCCTCCATGCCGAACACCATTGAAAAGGGAGTTTGGCCTGTTGAGCGCCTCGGGGTAGTACGGTAAGCCCAAAGGACACATGGCAGTtcctcagcccattttcctcttttggagttTAGCCGACGTTTGATCCCAGCACTGACGGTCTTGTTTGTTGCCTCagcttggccatttccttgggggtaagctggagtagagttgaagaagcgtatcccaaattcaGCGCAGAGGCTGAAGAGGTCCTTGCCCACGAATTGGCTTCCGTTGTCTGACACGATGGCGTAAGGGACGCCGAACCTGGTCACAATGTTCCTCCAGACGAATCTTCGAACGTCGACTTTGGTGGTTGTGACAAGAGGTTCGGCCtcaacccatttggagaagtagtccgtTGCGGTGATCAAGAATTTGAAGCCACCTGGTGTTGTTGGGAGCTTGCCTACAATGTCAAGCCCCCATTGggcaaagggccaaggacttGTGATGGGAGATAGATTCTGGGCCGGCTATTTTGGGACAGGTGAAAAAAGTTGGCACGGTCGGCACTTGTGGacaacttcttcgcagtctttcttcatgtttttccaaaaatatcctTGACTTAGTGCCCGTTGGCAGAGTGAGCGGCCGCCAGAGTGGCAACCACAGCTACCAGAGTGAAGCTCGGTGAGAATATCCGGTACCTGGGTTGGGTGGACAACGAGGAGATAAGGGCCCGAGAAAGATTTCTTGTAGAGTTGGTCACTTTCAgagagccagtagtaagcggctttGTTCTTGATGCggtaagcttccttcttgtctgCTGGTAAAGTGTCATGCTTGAGAAATGCAatgatctcgtccatccagcttggaCCGAGTTCAACGTTGAGTATTTCAGGAGTTGTGTCAAAGCTTGGATGGTCAATGCTGCCGAAGCTGATTGTCTTGAATTCGGAGGCTTTAGAAGCTGAGGCAAGGCAAGCGAGTGCGTCCGCATGCGCATTGTGTTAgcggttgatctgttcaattttgaaattgtggaAGTGGGTGATGAGTTCGGCTACGGTTGCCTGGTATTTTGATATCCGTGGATCCCGAGCCTCGTAGTCCCcaagtacttggttaactatgagttgggagtcacagTAAACGACAAGATCAGAGATTTCCATCACAACTGCAGAGCGTAAGCCAGCGATGagggcttcatattcggcttcatTATTGGTGGCGAGAAATTCGatgctgatagcactttcatgtaGTGTTCCACAAGTGGAGACTAGGACGACCCCGacccctgctccgttgctgttaGATGCACCGTCAACATGTAGGCGCCAGGTGTCCCCTTGGAAAAGATGCCAAGGTTTCGGCGACACTTGATGCTCGGCGATTGTTTTGTGTTGGGATGGGTGTGTTGAGAAGTTCTGTATCTTCTGGAGTAAGCTCAGCAATGAAGTCAGCAAGAACCTAccctttgattgccgttcgtggCTCAAAATGAATGTCAAAGTTTGCTAGCTCTACTGCCCACTTGAAGACCCTGTTGGATAGATCAGCCTTCCGAAAAAGGCTCTTGAGGGGGTGCTCTGTTAAGACGACGATggggtgtgattggaagtagggcaggagTTTCCTAGCTGCCGAAACAagagcaagggctaacttttcaagggGTAGGTAACGtgtttgagctggaaggagtgtcttgcttgtgaaatagatcGGCATGTCATCTGTGCCATCCCGCCGCacaagtgcagaactggttgcgtgGGTGGAAATGGCGAGATAGAGATACAAAGTTTCGAACTCCTTGGGTTTTACTAATAGCGGGGTCGAGTTTAAGTATTCTTTGAGTTCAGCCAAGGCGGAGTTACAATCCGAGGTCCACTCAAAGCTGCGTCGACTTTTTCCTttcaaggcatggaagaatgcgtggcacttGTCTGAGGACTTGCTAATGAATCGGTTTAGAGCTGCGGCCATCCAAGTTAGCCTTTGTAATTActtgattgtccttggtgggcGCAGGTCTATGATGGCCTTTAACTGGTTtgggtcggcctcaataccacGTTGGGTGACCAGGTGTCTAAGGAATTTTCCAGCGCTTACGCCGAATGCGTACTTTTCAAGGCTTAGTCTTAGCTTGTGTAGTTTAAGGATTTCGAAGACTTCCGCCAAGTCTtgcaggtggttggattccttcttgcttttgacaACGAGGTCATAAATGTAAGCTTCCACGGAgtggccgatttgttcttgcaacgtgttgaatattgctctgttgaatgttGCACTTGAATTCttgagcccaaagggcatgacgcggtagcaaaagatgccatatggtgtgataaaagcagttttctccatgtcatcggggtccatggcaatttggtggaaGCCACGGTAGGCATCAAGGAAGCTTAGCTGAGCATGGcctgccgttgcgtccacaagttgatcaatcttcgggagtgggaaccaatcctttggacaagcttcgtagagattggtataatccacgcaaactcgccatttgccgtttttcttcttaacgacCACTGTGTTGGACAACCAtgttgggtattgtacttcttggatggcgttgACCTCCAGCAAACGTTTGACTTCTTCAACGACGGCGTCAGCATGTTCGGCTGCAGAACGCCGCGTTTTCTGGATGACAGGCTTGGcatctttcttgatgttgagagaGTGACTGATGAAATCGGGATCGACACCCGGCAtctcgttgggggtccaagcaaaaacttttatgtttttcttgaggtattggaacatttcttcgtGATCggcctcgctgatggaagagctgattaaGAAGAATCGcgagccatcctcgttgatggGCATCTGGACGAGGTCTTCTTCCGCTTTGTCTTCAGCTTGCTGGCCGACATCATCGATCACGGCAATGTCTGGAACTTCGACCCATTGCACTTGCTTGgctttggtggaattgtggacGGCTGAGACGtagcactttttggaggctATTTGGTCACCACGTAGATCTTCCTGTCTCCCATTGATGCCGATGAAGCgaacgacctggtggtaggttgaggcgattGCTTGCATGCCGTGTAGCCAGGTTTGGCCAAgaattgcgttgtatgggctaggtacattgacgacgatgaattcgacgcTCAATGTTTTAGAGCCAACGACGACTGACTGGAAGATTCAACCAAGTGGCCAAACGGGTGCTCCGTTAAATCCGATGAGGGGTACTTCGGTGGGTTGCAAAGCTGACTCTGGGAGATCAAACTTTTTGAACAATtcatagtacatgacctccGCCGAGCGTCCTTGATTGATTAGAACGCGTTTGACGTCATGTACTTCAATTTGGACAGTTACGATGAGGGCAtcggagtgtggtgtttgcacacgtTCGAGATCGCGCTAGGTAAAAGTTATTGTCCATTTGGGTAACTCTTCTG encodes:
- the LOC131309482 gene encoding uncharacterized protein LOC131309482; this translates as MAAALNRFISKSSDKCHAFFHALKGKSRRSFEWTSDCNSALAELKEYLNSTPLLVKPKEFETLYLYLAISTHATSSALVRRDGTDDMPIYFTSKTLLPAQTRYLPLEKLALALVSAARKLLPYFQSHPIVVLTEHPLKSLFRKADLSNRVFKWAVELANFDIHFEPRTKIQNFSTHPSQHKTIAEHQVSPKPWHLFQGDTWRLHVDGASNSNGAGVGVVLVSTCGTLHESAISIEFLATNNEAEYEALIAGLRSAVVMEISDLVVYSSKASEFKTISFGSIDHPSFDTTPEILNVELGPSWMDEIIAFLKHDTLPADKKEAYRIKNKAAYYWLSESDQLYKKSFSGPYLLVVHPTQVPDILTELHSGKLPTTPGGFKFLITATDYFSKWVEAEPLVTTTKVDVRRFVWRNIVTRFGVPYAIVSDNGSQFVGNGQAEATNKTVSAGIKRRLNSKRGKWAEELPCVLWAYRTTPRRSTGQTPFSMVFGMEAVIPLESRFPTLRTENFDPKTNDEAVEQELILVDEKRDDARLRLAKYQ